A single Parabacteroides timonensis DNA region contains:
- the dnaK gene encoding molecular chaperone DnaK, whose translation MGKIIGIDLGTTNSCVAVLEGNEPVVIANSEGKRTTPSIVAFVEGGERKVGDPAKRQAITNPEKTIFSIKRFMGETYDQVTKEINRVPYKVVRGDNNTPRVDIEGRLYTPQEISAMVLQKMKKTAEDYLGQEVTDAVITVPAYFSDAQRQATKEAGEIAGLNVRRIVNEPTAASLAYGLDKTNKDMKIAVFDLGGGTFDISILELGDGVFEVKSTNGDTHLGGDDFDHVIIDWLAEEFLREEGVDLRKDPMALQRLKEAAEKAKIELSSTTSTEINLPYIMPVNGIPKHLVKTLTRAKFEQLADSLIQACIEPCRQSLKDAGLSTSDIDEVILVGGSTRIPAVQAIVEKFFGKAPSKGVNPDEVVAVGAAIQGGVLTGEVKDVLLLDVTPLSLGIETMGGVMTKLIEANTTIPTKKSETFTTAVDNQPSVEIHILQGERSLAKDNKSIGRFHLDGIPAAQRGVPQIEVTFDIDANGILNVSAKDKGTGKVQSIRIEASSGLSDDEVKRMKDEAAANAEADKKEKERIDKLNQADSMIFQTEKQLKDLGDKLPADKKAPIEAALNKLKEAHKAQDVAGIDAAMTELNTVFQAASQEMYNAQNAQGGAQPGPDFGGQQQANGNASGSKDGGVTDVDFEEVK comes from the coding sequence ATGGGAAAAATTATTGGAATCGACTTAGGAACAACCAACTCATGTGTTGCCGTACTGGAAGGTAACGAACCGGTTGTTATTGCTAACAGCGAAGGTAAAAGAACAACTCCTTCAATCGTTGCTTTTGTAGAAGGTGGCGAACGTAAGGTAGGTGATCCCGCAAAACGTCAGGCTATCACCAATCCTGAAAAAACAATATTCTCTATCAAACGTTTCATGGGTGAAACATACGATCAGGTAACAAAAGAAATCAATCGTGTACCTTATAAGGTAGTACGCGGCGACAATAACACTCCGCGTGTGGATATCGAAGGTCGTCTGTACACTCCACAGGAAATTTCAGCCATGGTTCTTCAGAAAATGAAGAAAACAGCTGAAGATTATTTAGGACAGGAAGTAACAGATGCCGTTATCACTGTTCCGGCTTACTTTAGCGATGCCCAGCGTCAGGCAACAAAAGAAGCCGGTGAAATTGCAGGTCTGAATGTTCGCCGTATCGTAAATGAACCGACTGCTGCATCATTAGCTTATGGTCTTGACAAGACAAACAAAGATATGAAGATCGCTGTCTTCGACCTTGGTGGCGGTACATTCGATATCTCAATCCTTGAATTAGGTGACGGTGTATTCGAAGTAAAATCAACAAACGGTGATACTCACCTGGGTGGTGACGACTTCGACCATGTGATCATCGACTGGTTGGCAGAAGAATTCCTGCGTGAAGAAGGTGTCGACCTGCGTAAAGACCCGATGGCATTGCAACGTCTGAAAGAAGCTGCAGAAAAAGCGAAGATTGAATTGTCTAGTACAACAAGTACAGAAATCAATCTGCCATATATTATGCCGGTTAACGGTATTCCAAAGCACCTCGTTAAAACATTGACACGTGCTAAATTCGAACAATTGGCAGACAGCCTGATTCAGGCTTGTATCGAACCTTGCCGTCAGTCATTGAAAGATGCTGGTTTAAGTACTTCCGATATCGACGAAGTGATCCTGGTAGGTGGTTCTACACGTATCCCTGCTGTACAAGCTATCGTTGAGAAATTCTTCGGCAAAGCTCCTTCCAAAGGTGTTAACCCGGACGAAGTAGTAGCTGTAGGTGCTGCTATCCAGGGTGGTGTATTGACAGGTGAAGTAAAAGACGTATTGTTGCTGGATGTTACTCCATTGTCTCTGGGTATCGAAACAATGGGTGGTGTAATGACTAAGCTGATCGAAGCTAATACAACTATCCCTACCAAAAAATCGGAAACATTTACAACAGCTGTCGACAACCAGCCGTCTGTAGAAATCCATATCCTGCAGGGTGAACGTTCTTTGGCAAAAGATAATAAGTCTATCGGCCGTTTCCACCTGGATGGAATACCTGCTGCACAACGTGGTGTGCCTCAGATCGAAGTTACTTTCGATATCGATGCCAACGGTATCCTGAATGTATCTGCAAAAGATAAAGGAACCGGTAAAGTACAAAGTATTCGTATCGAAGCCTCCAGCGGCTTGAGCGATGACGAAGTAAAACGTATGAAAGACGAAGCTGCTGCCAACGCAGAAGCCGATAAGAAAGAAAAAGAACGTATCGACAAGCTGAACCAGGCAGACAGTATGATCTTCCAGACTGAAAAGCAGTTGAAAGATCTGGGAGATAAACTTCCGGCTGACAAGAAAGCTCCTATCGAAGCTGCTTTGAACAAACTGAAAGAAGCTCACAAAGCCCAGGATGTTGCAGGTATCGATGCTGCCATGACTGAACTGAATACCGTATTCCAGGCAGCAAGCCAGGAAATGTATAATGCTCAGAATGCCCAAGGCGGTGCACAACCAGGTCCTGATTTCGGTGGCCAACAGCAAGCTAACGGCAACGCCAGTGGTAGCAAAGACGGTGGCGTAACCGATGTAGACTTCGAAGAAGTGAAGTAA
- a CDS encoding Rne/Rng family ribonuclease, with product MISELVVDVQPKEVSIAVLEDKNLVELQKEARNVSFAVGDIYLGKVKKLMPGLNAAFIDVGYKKDAFLHYLDLGPNFNTQQKFLKQALSDQKKIPAISKMQILPEIEKDGSISNVLKVGQEVLVQIAKEPISTKGPRLTSELSFAGRYIVLIPFADKVSVSTKIKSSEERARLRQLIQSIKPKNFSVIVRTSSEGKRVAELDHELKTLVKRWEENIVKVPKLKVPSIVYEETARTVALLRDIFNPSFQNIYVNDADVYHNIRDYVSLIAPGREEIVQRYTGELPIFDNFSITKQIKSLFGRTVTYKSGAYLIIEHTEAMHVIDVNSGNRSKGSDAQEKTAIDVNTAAADEIARQLRLRDMGGIIVVDFIDMAEAANRQKLFEHMSKAMVNDRAKHNILPLSKFGLMQITRQRVRPAMDVDTTESCPTCFGTGTIKPSILFTDNLEGKIDCLVNKHNVKKFALHVHPYVAAFVNKGLYPLSMKWKLKYSMSMKVIPNQSLGFLEYKFIDSDKNELDMMEEKEMK from the coding sequence GTGATAAGTGAATTAGTAGTTGATGTACAACCCAAAGAGGTATCTATTGCCGTCCTGGAAGACAAAAACCTTGTGGAGCTACAAAAAGAGGCCCGCAATGTTTCGTTTGCCGTCGGCGATATCTATCTTGGCAAAGTAAAAAAACTGATGCCGGGGTTGAATGCTGCTTTCATTGATGTAGGGTATAAAAAGGACGCATTTCTTCACTATCTGGACTTAGGTCCGAACTTCAACACCCAACAGAAGTTCCTCAAACAGGCACTCAGCGATCAGAAAAAGATCCCTGCCATTTCAAAAATGCAGATACTCCCAGAAATTGAAAAAGACGGAAGTATTAGTAATGTGCTTAAAGTCGGACAAGAGGTGTTGGTACAAATTGCCAAAGAGCCGATCTCAACAAAAGGTCCGCGATTGACTTCCGAACTATCTTTTGCCGGAAGATATATCGTGTTGATACCATTTGCCGATAAGGTCTCAGTCTCCACAAAAATCAAGTCGAGTGAGGAACGTGCCCGTTTGCGGCAGTTAATCCAGAGCATCAAGCCGAAAAACTTCAGTGTTATAGTGCGTACCTCTTCAGAAGGTAAACGTGTTGCTGAACTCGACCATGAATTAAAGACATTAGTGAAACGGTGGGAAGAAAACATCGTCAAGGTTCCAAAGTTAAAAGTACCGTCGATCGTATACGAAGAAACGGCACGTACTGTGGCCTTGCTCCGTGATATATTCAACCCGTCTTTCCAGAATATTTACGTAAACGATGCGGATGTTTACCATAACATACGCGATTATGTCAGCCTGATCGCTCCCGGAAGGGAGGAGATCGTACAACGATATACCGGTGAACTGCCGATCTTCGACAATTTCAGTATCACCAAGCAAATCAAATCGTTGTTCGGACGTACGGTTACGTATAAAAGTGGAGCTTACCTGATCATCGAGCACACCGAAGCCATGCACGTGATAGACGTTAACAGCGGCAATCGTTCCAAAGGAAGCGACGCCCAGGAAAAAACAGCTATCGACGTAAACACAGCTGCCGCCGACGAAATAGCACGCCAGCTTCGTCTTCGCGATATGGGCGGTATTATTGTGGTCGACTTCATCGATATGGCTGAAGCAGCTAACCGACAGAAGCTGTTCGAACACATGTCTAAAGCGATGGTAAACGACCGGGCCAAACACAACATCCTGCCTTTAAGTAAGTTTGGTCTGATGCAGATTACCCGCCAAAGGGTTCGCCCGGCAATGGATGTAGATACAACGGAATCTTGCCCCACCTGTTTCGGCACAGGAACAATCAAACCTTCGATCTTATTCACCGACAATCTGGAGGGAAAGATCGACTGTCTGGTAAACAAACACAATGTGAAGAAATTCGCCCTGCACGTACATCCTTACGTAGCAGCATTCGTAAACAAGGGGCTTTATCCCCTTAGCATGAAATGGAAACTGAAATACTCCATGAGTATGAAAGTCATTCCTAACCAAAGTCTGGGTTTTCTGGAATACAAGTTTATTGATTCCGACAAGAATGAACTCGACATGATGGAGGAAAAGGAAATGAAATAA
- a CDS encoding putative oxidoreductase C-terminal domain-containing protein translates to MKNYLVFTMATLLLGTSCSSNKKEQVEEFTGAPGEVKLITLDPGHFHAALVQKVSYPQVCKDVYVYAPGGFDVDEHLKRIEGFNTRAENPTGWNEVVYTGSDYLEKMLSEKKGNVMIQAGNNGKKTEYIKKTLEAGINVLSDKPMAINSQNFKLLEECFDIARQKNILLYDIMTERNEITTLLQRELSMIPTVYGEQLKGSPEEPAIVKESVHHLFKLVDNKPLTRPVWYFDVTQQGEGIVDVTTHLVDLVQWEVFPGQIIDYKKDIELIDANRWTTSISPEEFKQVTGTESYPDFLKKDVVNDTLKVYCNGDIVYKIKDVTAKVSVIWNYTFPKGGGDTHFSVMKGSKADLVIRQGKEQGYKPELYIEALPDIDLAAYEKELETAIPAVADKYPGVALNKIADNIWQVQTPEKYRVGHEAHFGQVTENYLQYLQDGKLPDWEVPNMIAKYYVTTHALEMAKGKSK, encoded by the coding sequence ATGAAAAACTATCTAGTTTTTACCATGGCTACACTTTTATTGGGAACTTCTTGTTCCTCTAATAAAAAAGAACAGGTTGAAGAGTTTACCGGTGCTCCGGGTGAAGTCAAACTCATAACACTCGATCCCGGTCATTTTCATGCGGCCTTGGTACAGAAAGTATCTTATCCACAAGTTTGTAAAGATGTTTATGTGTACGCACCCGGTGGCTTTGATGTGGATGAACACCTGAAACGTATTGAAGGATTCAATACACGTGCAGAGAACCCGACCGGATGGAATGAAGTTGTTTATACAGGTTCTGATTATCTGGAAAAGATGCTCTCTGAAAAGAAAGGGAATGTAATGATCCAGGCCGGTAACAACGGCAAGAAGACCGAGTATATAAAGAAGACGCTTGAAGCTGGTATCAATGTGCTTTCAGACAAGCCTATGGCGATCAATAGTCAGAATTTTAAATTGCTGGAAGAGTGTTTCGATATTGCCAGGCAAAAGAATATTCTGCTATATGACATTATGACGGAAAGAAATGAGATCACCACCCTACTGCAACGTGAACTTTCAATGATCCCGACTGTATATGGAGAACAATTGAAAGGATCTCCGGAGGAACCGGCTATTGTCAAGGAAAGTGTACATCACTTGTTTAAACTGGTGGATAATAAACCATTGACCCGTCCGGTGTGGTATTTTGACGTGACTCAGCAGGGGGAAGGTATTGTTGATGTAACGACTCATCTTGTGGATCTTGTTCAGTGGGAAGTTTTTCCCGGACAGATTATCGACTATAAAAAAGATATTGAATTAATCGATGCGAACCGTTGGACGACTTCAATCAGTCCGGAAGAGTTCAAACAAGTGACTGGTACCGAGTCTTATCCTGATTTCTTGAAAAAGGATGTCGTAAACGATACGTTGAAAGTATATTGTAATGGTGATATCGTATATAAGATAAAGGATGTGACGGCCAAAGTCTCTGTTATCTGGAATTATACTTTCCCGAAAGGTGGTGGCGACACCCATTTCTCGGTTATGAAAGGTAGTAAAGCCGATCTGGTGATCCGTCAGGGGAAAGAGCAGGGCTATAAACCTGAGTTATATATAGAGGCATTGCCCGATATCGACCTGGCTGCTTATGAAAAAGAACTGGAAACGGCTATTCCTGCTGTTGCGGATAAATATCCCGGTGTTGCCTTAAACAAGATTGCAGACAATATATGGCAGGTTCAGACCCCTGAAAAATACCGGGTAGGACATGAGGCTCATTTCGGCCAGGTTACGGAAAATTATCTTCAATATTTGCAGGATGGAAAGTTACCGGACTGGGAGGTGCCGAACATGATTGCCAAATATTACGTGACAACACATGCGTTGGAGATGGCAAAGGGTAAAAGTAAATAG
- a CDS encoding DUF6807 domain-containing protein, which translates to MRVPGVHIRQSVFIILCCLGAFSSLWGTDKVHITVEAGLYDRIDCVVAADISSVDQLDKRPRVSLYETVGEERREVACQLLEGKDGKPYLYWVLTGKTPAGTMREFVVEPITGNSEVAVMKIEDTGKALVLKKNESEILQYNYAVTNPPSGVDTVYQRSGFIHPVYAPSGNILTTIQPKDHYHHFGVWNPWTRVEYEGNVYDLWNLGDKQGTVRARNVEKTFQGSVCVGYSANLDHYIFSASGEKIVMNESWTVKSWNIPERFLWDFESTLQDVTSLPINIKAYRYGGFVWRGTQEWTKDNCIMLTSEGKSRSEIDGTTARWIYVTGTCGGDKQSGFLLLGHPDNYNAPEPLRIWDEKANDGRGDVFVNFAPTKYKDWQLMPGKDYSLRYRICTYDGEMTVAEANRLWNDYVYPPRVIVRKQ; encoded by the coding sequence ATGCGTGTACCAGGAGTTCATATAAGACAATCAGTCTTTATCATTTTATGTTGTTTGGGAGCTTTCTCTTCGTTGTGGGGTACAGATAAAGTTCATATTACGGTGGAGGCAGGTTTATACGACCGGATAGATTGTGTTGTCGCTGCCGATATTTCGTCTGTCGATCAATTGGATAAGAGACCGAGAGTATCCCTGTATGAGACTGTCGGGGAGGAAAGGAGAGAAGTTGCCTGTCAGTTATTGGAGGGAAAAGACGGTAAACCTTATTTGTATTGGGTACTAACGGGGAAAACTCCTGCCGGGACAATGCGTGAGTTTGTCGTGGAGCCTATAACGGGGAACAGCGAGGTTGCGGTAATGAAAATAGAAGATACAGGGAAAGCCTTAGTCTTAAAAAAGAATGAGAGTGAGATTCTTCAGTATAATTATGCTGTCACCAATCCTCCATCGGGTGTGGATACGGTTTATCAACGTAGCGGTTTTATTCATCCGGTATATGCTCCATCCGGTAATATCCTGACAACCATACAACCCAAAGATCATTATCATCATTTTGGGGTATGGAATCCCTGGACGCGTGTTGAATATGAAGGAAACGTATATGATTTGTGGAATTTAGGAGATAAGCAAGGAACGGTGCGTGCCCGGAATGTGGAAAAAACTTTTCAAGGTAGTGTTTGTGTCGGTTATTCTGCAAATTTGGATCACTATATATTTTCGGCGTCTGGTGAGAAAATTGTAATGAATGAATCTTGGACGGTAAAGAGCTGGAATATCCCGGAACGATTTTTATGGGATTTTGAATCAACATTGCAGGATGTAACTTCTTTACCTATAAATATAAAAGCTTACAGATATGGCGGTTTTGTGTGGCGTGGTACACAGGAGTGGACAAAGGATAACTGTATAATGCTTACTTCTGAAGGTAAGAGCCGTTCCGAAATAGATGGCACGACAGCCCGTTGGATTTATGTTACCGGGACTTGTGGTGGAGATAAACAGTCTGGTTTTCTGCTTTTAGGGCATCCGGATAATTATAATGCGCCGGAACCCCTTCGGATTTGGGATGAAAAAGCAAACGATGGCCGAGGGGATGTTTTTGTGAATTTCGCACCAACAAAATATAAAGACTGGCAGCTAATGCCTGGCAAAGACTATTCTCTTCGTTATCGTATCTGTACCTATGATGGAGAAATGACGGTAGCTGAAGCAAATCGTCTTTGGAATGATTATGTTTACCCTCCCAGGGTGATCGTAAGAAAGCAATAA
- the mutY gene encoding A/G-specific adenine glycosylase: MSQLKNELETSNMLLNWYKMNKRTLPWRESSDPYIIWISEIILQQTRVAQGMDYFYRFTERFPDVASLASAEEDEVLKYWQGLGYYSRARNLHAAAKSIMDTFGGVFPSEYKDVLSLKGIGEYTAAAIVSFVWNKPYPVVDGNVFRVLSRLYAVDTPIDTTSGKKQFTELAGIVMNPEKAGLHNQAIMEFGALQCVPQNPDCDVCPLKERCMAYASDRVQSFPVKQNKTKTRPRYFHYLYIIYKGQTWLSRRGKKDIWEGLYEFPLIETEQPVDFTGLQKTEAFKLLFEGAGRLNVSVDIPEIKHVLSHQVLHTAFYRIEIEKISEALNSYLAVPYEDIERYAVPRLIHIYLEKLNGNLSE; the protein is encoded by the coding sequence ATGTCGCAATTGAAAAATGAACTGGAAACTAGCAATATGTTGCTAAACTGGTACAAAATGAATAAAAGGACTTTACCATGGAGGGAGTCGTCCGATCCCTATATAATCTGGATATCAGAAATAATTCTTCAACAAACCCGTGTCGCTCAGGGGATGGATTATTTTTACCGTTTCACCGAACGCTTCCCGGATGTGGCTTCGTTGGCCTCTGCCGAAGAAGATGAGGTGTTGAAATATTGGCAGGGATTGGGGTATTACAGCCGTGCCCGGAATCTGCACGCGGCAGCCAAAAGTATCATGGATACCTTTGGGGGTGTTTTTCCGAGTGAATATAAAGATGTGTTGTCATTAAAAGGAATCGGGGAATATACGGCTGCCGCCATTGTGTCTTTTGTGTGGAATAAACCTTATCCGGTTGTCGACGGGAATGTCTTCCGGGTGTTATCCCGTTTATATGCGGTCGATACGCCTATCGATACGACAAGCGGAAAAAAACAATTTACCGAGTTGGCGGGGATCGTGATGAATCCGGAAAAGGCCGGACTTCACAACCAGGCAATCATGGAGTTCGGCGCCTTACAATGTGTGCCTCAAAATCCGGATTGCGACGTTTGCCCGTTAAAAGAACGTTGCATGGCATATGCTTCCGACCGGGTACAAAGTTTTCCGGTAAAGCAGAATAAAACAAAAACACGTCCCCGCTATTTCCATTATCTATACATTATATATAAAGGTCAGACCTGGCTTTCGCGCCGGGGTAAAAAGGATATATGGGAAGGGCTTTATGAATTTCCCCTCATTGAGACGGAGCAACCTGTGGACTTTACCGGTTTACAAAAAACGGAAGCCTTTAAACTGTTGTTCGAAGGAGCCGGGCGGTTGAATGTCTCGGTAGATATACCGGAAATAAAACACGTCCTGTCCCATCAGGTCCTGCATACGGCTTTCTACCGGATAGAAATAGAGAAAATCAGCGAGGCTTTGAATTCGTATCTGGCTGTTCCGTATGAAGATATCGAGCGTTATGCCGTTCCCCGTCTTATACATATTTATTTGGAGAAATTAAATGGAAACTTGTCAGAATGA
- a CDS encoding HU family DNA-binding protein, whose product MTKADIVSEIAKSTGIDKQTVLSSVESFMDIVKSSLSEGENVYLRGFGSFVIKKRAQKTARNISKNTTIIIPEHNIPSFKPAKTFLNEVK is encoded by the coding sequence ATGACTAAAGCAGATATTGTTAGCGAAATTGCTAAAAGTACCGGTATCGATAAGCAAACGGTATTGAGTAGCGTAGAATCTTTTATGGATATTGTAAAAAGTTCATTATCTGAAGGAGAAAACGTTTACCTGAGGGGATTCGGAAGTTTCGTTATTAAGAAGAGAGCTCAGAAAACTGCTCGTAATATTTCAAAGAATACTACGATCATCATTCCGGAGCATAACATCCCTTCATTCAAGCCGGCTAAAACCTTCCTGAACGAAGTTAAGTAA
- a CDS encoding sulfatase family protein produces MRHLFGIVFFSFSSGILGGCKQHKKEMIKPPNILFVINDDQTYIHTGIAGSKFVHTPGFDRVATEGIYFTNCYAGSPGSAPSRSTLVTGRHHWQNKQAGQHASSWMKEFVPFVDLLKANGYHTGFTGKGVDPFRYAQNEGDSLWRKENAAGCAYNKYRYTKDDSSDPRTAGGIGLVDYFSNFRDFMQERKLEQPFYFWYGSTEPHRAYEKGSWKRNGKELAQVDVPGFFPDTEEIRGDMLDYAVEIEWADSHLYKMLNYLDSIGELDNTIVMVTADNGMPFPRAKANCFEYGVHVPLAISYPKGFPGKRRVDDPIGFVDIAPTILELAGVKPEGMLPISGRSFVNILRSEKDGIVDETKKYVFMGRERHSSARWENLGYPQRAVRSKEYLFIWNIKPERWPAGAPQAINNETGAVYPMYGIDEKGIHHSGWAFTDVDDAPSKSFLIENYKDPAIRPYFDLAYGKRPEFELYNVGNDPFCLHNLAGNVNYRSIEKELKIVLQNEMERSSDPRMVGPDKEIFETYIRYSPIRLFPEPDWKK; encoded by the coding sequence ATGAGACATTTATTTGGAATAGTTTTTTTCTCTTTTAGTTCTGGTATTTTAGGCGGTTGCAAACAGCATAAGAAAGAAATGATAAAACCGCCTAATATACTGTTTGTAATTAATGATGATCAGACATATATACATACGGGGATTGCAGGAAGCAAGTTTGTCCATACCCCCGGTTTTGACAGAGTTGCAACTGAGGGAATTTATTTCACTAATTGTTATGCCGGATCGCCGGGTAGTGCGCCTTCTCGGAGTACATTGGTAACAGGGCGGCATCATTGGCAGAACAAACAGGCAGGCCAGCATGCTTCATCCTGGATGAAAGAGTTTGTTCCTTTTGTTGATCTTCTCAAAGCGAATGGTTACCACACCGGATTTACTGGAAAAGGAGTCGATCCTTTCCGCTACGCCCAGAATGAAGGAGATTCATTATGGAGAAAAGAGAATGCGGCTGGATGTGCTTATAATAAATACCGCTATACAAAAGATGACTCGTCAGACCCAAGAACGGCGGGGGGGATTGGTCTTGTCGACTATTTTAGTAACTTCCGTGATTTCATGCAAGAACGCAAGCTGGAACAGCCTTTCTATTTTTGGTATGGCTCAACCGAACCCCACCGAGCTTACGAAAAAGGATCATGGAAACGTAATGGAAAAGAACTGGCTCAGGTTGATGTACCAGGCTTTTTCCCCGATACAGAGGAGATAAGAGGAGATATGCTCGATTATGCCGTAGAAATAGAATGGGCAGATTCTCACCTTTATAAAATGTTGAATTACCTGGACTCTATTGGGGAACTAGATAATACGATTGTTATGGTAACAGCCGATAATGGTATGCCTTTTCCACGTGCAAAAGCAAACTGCTTCGAATACGGTGTACATGTACCCTTGGCAATCAGTTATCCGAAAGGATTTCCAGGCAAACGTCGGGTAGACGATCCGATAGGTTTTGTAGATATCGCACCAACTATTCTTGAACTCGCAGGTGTGAAGCCTGAAGGAATGCTTCCTATTTCAGGGAGAAGCTTCGTGAATATTCTTCGGTCGGAAAAAGATGGGATTGTGGATGAAACTAAGAAATATGTATTTATGGGGCGTGAACGGCATTCTTCTGCTCGTTGGGAAAACCTCGGATATCCTCAGCGCGCCGTACGCAGCAAGGAGTATCTTTTTATCTGGAATATAAAACCGGAACGCTGGCCTGCTGGTGCACCTCAGGCGATTAATAATGAAACAGGCGCAGTTTATCCGATGTATGGTATCGATGAAAAAGGCATTCATCATTCCGGATGGGCATTTACTGATGTTGATGATGCGCCATCAAAGTCATTTCTGATCGAAAATTATAAGGATCCTGCTATTCGTCCCTATTTCGACTTGGCATATGGTAAGCGTCCTGAATTTGAATTGTATAATGTGGGTAACGATCCATTCTGTTTACACAACTTAGCTGGTAATGTTAATTATAGATCAATCGAAAAAGAGCTTAAAATCGTTTTGCAAAATGAAATGGAACGCTCAAGTGATCCTCGTATGGTCGGTCCCGATAAAGAGATATTCGAAACTTATATTCGTTACAGCCCGATCCGGCTATTTCCTGAACCGGACTGGAAAAAATGA
- a CDS encoding single-stranded DNA-binding protein — protein MSLNKVILIGNVGKDPDVRYFDSGAAVANFPLATSERGYTLANGTVVPERTEWHNIVVRRDQVAFVEKWVKKGSGVYVEGKIRTRSYDDQSGVKRYVTEIHADRIEFYNTGSKPADGTSSNSGTGFQQGGQPQATSYQQPVSQQPDISSDSNSADDLPF, from the coding sequence ATGTCATTGAATAAAGTCATTTTGATCGGTAACGTGGGCAAAGATCCCGACGTTCGTTATTTCGACAGCGGTGCGGCTGTTGCAAACTTCCCTTTGGCAACTTCGGAAAGAGGTTACACACTTGCAAATGGTACGGTTGTGCCCGAAAGGACAGAATGGCACAATATTGTGGTGCGTCGCGACCAGGTAGCCTTTGTTGAAAAATGGGTGAAGAAAGGTTCGGGCGTCTATGTGGAAGGAAAGATCCGTACCCGTAGTTATGACGATCAAAGTGGTGTGAAGCGTTATGTTACGGAAATTCATGCAGACCGTATCGAATTTTATAACACAGGCTCGAAGCCGGCTGACGGAACATCTTCTAATAGCGGAACAGGTTTCCAGCAGGGAGGACAACCGCAGGCAACGTCTTATCAACAACCGGTTTCACAACAACCGGATATTTCTTCGGATTCAAACAGTGCGGATGATCTTCCGTTCTGA